From the genome of Blautia pseudococcoides, one region includes:
- a CDS encoding DUF6674 family protein yields the protein MYMGVVKLESNLFVPLGEQEHLKEFFDTMRENSREGTAEDVEQLIACVEELQEDLSDAMEEIQFLKQQIKDMQDATMKAKLQKVQEEMMDSVKMACQRLDRVKKDIAGQVRNAAAVCKKKGIQALDNILDAAHIYDGLSSVEQHLNNAVTVMERKIEKVDRMADELHEMKGHMKNIGNVAAGRPVAIPAERDRSKGILAKIENSMRYCKKLIAGMGQKLLVAKAHVVHLQKEAERKGEEKIASVQEILKEMRESSNMALTAQNRALESR from the coding sequence ATGTATATGGGAGTGGTAAAGCTGGAGTCAAATTTGTTTGTGCCATTGGGAGAACAGGAACACTTAAAGGAATTTTTTGATACGATGCGGGAAAACAGCAGAGAAGGGACTGCGGAGGATGTGGAGCAACTGATTGCCTGTGTAGAAGAGCTGCAGGAAGATTTATCTGATGCAATGGAAGAAATACAATTTCTTAAACAGCAGATAAAGGATATGCAGGATGCAACCATGAAGGCAAAACTTCAAAAAGTACAGGAAGAGATGATGGATTCCGTGAAAATGGCATGTCAGCGGCTTGACAGAGTGAAAAAGGATATTGCCGGGCAGGTCAGGAATGCAGCGGCAGTATGTAAAAAGAAAGGCATCCAGGCGCTTGACAATATCCTGGATGCGGCACATATTTACGATGGGTTAAGTAGTGTGGAGCAGCATTTGAATAACGCTGTGACAGTTATGGAGCGGAAGATTGAAAAGGTTGACCGGATGGCGGACGAGCTGCACGAAATGAAAGGGCATATGAAAAATATAGGGAATGTGGCAGCGGGCAGGCCTGTTGCTATTCCTGCCGAGAGAGACCGTTCCAAAGGGATTTTGGCAAAGATTGAAAACAGCATGAGATACTGTAAAAAACTGATCGCAGGCATGGGGCAGAAACTTCTTGTGGCAAAAGCCCACGTGGTGCATTTACAAAAGGAAGCTGAGCGGAAGGGAGAAGAGAAGATTGCTTCGGTACAGGAAATCCTGAAGGAAATGCGTGAATCCTCCAATATGGCATTGACAGCACAAAACCGTGCATTAGAGTCGAGATAA